Proteins encoded together in one Eubalaena glacialis isolate mEubGla1 chromosome 7, mEubGla1.1.hap2.+ XY, whole genome shotgun sequence window:
- the BSN gene encoding protein bassoon, translated as MGNEASLEGGAGDGPLPPGGSGPDPGAGKPPSAPAGGGQLPASGGARATAGPPGPGPGPGAGPGTPPGNVSRRLDPKEPLGSQRAASPTLKQPSAPAPSRESPQETRAQGPAGQEADGPRRTLQVDSRTQRSGRSPSVSPDRGSTPTSPYSVPQIAPLPSSTLCPICKTSDLTSTPSQPNFNTCTQCHNKVCNQCGFNPNPHLTQVKEWLCLNCQMQRALGMDMTTAPRSKSQQQLHSPALSPVHSPAKQPLGKPEQERSRGPGGPQPGPRQAETARATSVPGPAQAAAPPEVGRMSPQPPLPIKPSTAEPRPPAGEAPAKSATTAPSGPGAAEQTQEGLTGKLFGLGASLLTQASTLMSVQPEADPEGQPAPSKGPPKIVFSDASKQAGPRPPGSGPGSGPAPGAKTEPGAKTGPGSGPGALARTGGTTSPKHGRAEHQAVAKAAAKPKTMPKERATCPLCQAELNVGSKGPANYNTCTTCRLQVCNLCGFNPTPHLVEKTEWLCLNCQTKRLLEGSLGEPTPLTLPTSQQPPVGAPHHAAGTAPPKQKGPPGLGQPSGPPPAKASPLPTKASPLPTKASPQAKPLRASEPIRTPSSVQEKKTGIPAKAEPVPKPPPETTLPPGTPKAKAGVRRTEPATPVKAGVPEAPKGGEAEEPVGKPYSQDLSRSPQSLSDTGYSSDGVSSSQSEITGIVQQEVEQLDSAGATGPRPPSPSELHKVGSSMRPSLEAQGPAPSGERSKPPYGSGEEQKRRPHSLSIMPEAFNSDEELEDILEEEDSLEWGRRREQQDTAESSDDFGSQLRHDYVEDSSEGGLSPLPPQPPSRAAELTDEEFMRRQILEMSAEEDNLEEDDAAPTGHGPVKHGSQKGSPRPRPEPSQEPGALPKRRLPHNATTGYEELLSEGGPAEAADGTGALQGGLRRFKTIELNSTGSYGHELDLGQGPDPSLDREPELEMESLTGSPEDRSRGEHSSTLPASTPSYTSGTSPTSLSSLEEDSDSSPSRRQRLEEAKQQRKARHRSHGPLLPTIEDSSEEEELREEEELLREQEKMREVEQQRIRSTARKTRRDKEELRAQRRRERSKTPPSNLSPIEDASPTEELRQAAEMEELHRSSCSEYSPSPSLDSEAEALDGGPPRLYKSGSEYNLPTFMSLYSPTETPLGSTTTPSSGRPLKSAEEAYEEMMRKAELLQRQQGQAAGSRGPHGGPSQPIGPRGQGSFEYQDTPDHDYGGAAQPASEGTPASLGAAVYQEILQTSQSIARMHQASSQDLAFAEDKKKEKQFLNAESAYMDPMKQNGGPLTPGTSPTQLAAPVSFSTSASSDSSGGRVIPDVRVTQHFAKEPQDPLKLHSSPAFPSSASKEVGITFTQGPGTPASTAAAPASTAAAPCPAGLPRGYVTPTSPAGSERSPLPSSTGHSYGQSPTTANYGSQTEELPQPHRGPAVSGRAAREKPLSVSDGESGTPQTSRGYSYFAGSSPPLSPSSPSESPTFSPGKLGPRATAEFSTQTPSLTPASDMPRSPGAPTPTPTVAQGTQTPHRPSTPRLVWQQSSQDAPFMVITLASDASSQTKMVHASASTSPVCSPIDTQPTTHSYSQTTPQLPPEPPGPPGFPRAASAGADGPLALYGWGALPAENISLCRISSVPGTSRVEPGPRPPGSAVVDLRTAVKPTPIILTDQGMDLTSLAVEARKYGLALDPIPGRQSTAVQPLVINLNAQEQTHAFLSTATTVSITMASSVLMAQQKQPVVYGDPFQSRLDFGQGAGSPVCLAQVKQVEQAVQTAPYRGGPRGRPREAKFARYNLPNQVAPLARRDVLITQVGTAQSVGLKSGPVPEPGSEPHRATPAELRSHALPGARKPHTVVVQMGEGTAGTVTTLLPEEPAGALDLTGMRPESQLACCDMVYKFPFGSSCTGTFHPAPSAPEKSVADVAPPSQSSGPFYSPRDPEPPEAPTYRAQVVGGPGPHEEQRPYPQGLPGRLYSSMSDTNLAEAGLNYHTHRIGHLFQGPGRDSAMDLSSLKHSYSLGFADGRYLGQGLQYGSFTDLRHPTDLLTHPLPMRRYSSVSNIYSDHRYGPRGDAAGFQEASLAQYSATTAREISRMCAALNSMDQYGGRRGSGGGGPDLMQYQPQPGLSAPQGLAPLRPGLLGNPTFPEGHPSPGNLAQYRPTAAQGTAIRQLLPSTATVRAADGMIYSTINTPIAATLPITTQPASALRPMVRGGMYRPYASGGVTAVPLASLTRMPMIAPRVPLGPTGLYRYPVPSRFPTASSVPPAEGPVYLGKPATAKAPGAGGLPRPELPAGAAREEPLSTATPAAVEAVAAPAPAPAPAPAAGQKPPVDAAPGGGSGALSRPGLEKEEASQEERQRKQQEQLLQLERERVELEKLRQLRLQEELERERVELQRHREEEQLLVQRELQELQTIKHHVLQQQQEERQAQFALQREQLAQQRLQLEQIQQLQQQLQQQLEEQKQRQKAPFPVACEAPGRGPPPAATELAQNGQYWPPLTHAAFIAVPGPEGPGQPREPVLHRGLPSSASDMSLQTEEQWEAGRSGIKKRHSMPRLRDVCEPESGPEPCVVRRIADSSVQTDDEDGEGRYLLTRRRRARRSADCSVQTDDEDSAEWEQPVRRRRSRLSRHSDSGSDSKHDATASSSTAAPAMRAMSSVGIQTISDCSVQTEPDQLPRVSPAIHITAATDPKVEIVRYISAPEKTGRGESLACQTEPDGQAQGVAGPQLVGPTAISPYLPGIQIVTPGPLGRFEKKKPDPLEIGYQAHLPPESLSQLVSRQPPKSPQVLYSPVSPLSPHRLLDTSFASSERLNKAHVSPQKHFTADSALRQQTLPRPMKTLQRSLSDPKPLSPTAEESAKERFSLYQHQGVLGSQVSALPPNGLVRKVKRTLPSPPPEEAHLPLAGQAPPQLYAASLLQRGLVGPTAVPATKASLLRELDRDLRLVEHESTKLRKKQAELDEEEKEIDAKLKYLELGITQRKESLARDRGGRDYPPLRGLSEHRDYLSDSELNQLRLQGCASPAGQYADFPVTAAAPPTPSGPTAFQQPRFPPPAPQYAAGSGGPTQNGFPAHQAPTYPGPSTYPAPAFPPGASYPAEPGLPSQQAFCPTGHYTAQTPMPTTQSTLYPVPTDSRTPHQKPRQTSLADLEQKVPTNYEVIASPVVTMSSASSETSYSGPAVSSSYEQGKAPELPRASDRSGVSLSPAPTYPSESHYTSLEQNVPRNYVMIDDISELTKESASTAPDSQRLEPLGPSSSGRPGKEPGEPGVLEGPTLPCCYTRGEEESEEDSYDPCGKSGHHRSVESNGRLASTHYYSDSDYRHGARAEKYSPGPLGPKHPSKSLAPAAVSSKRSKHRKQGMEQKISKFSPIEEAKDVESDLASYPSPAVSSSLASRGRKFQDEITYGLKKNVYEQQRYYGVSSRDPVEEDDRMYSGSSRSRVASAYSGEKLSSHDFSGRAKGYEREREAVERPQKAGPKPSSLSMAHGRTRPPMQSQASEEESPVSPLGRPRPAGGTLPPGDTCPQFCSSHSMPDVQEHVKDGPRAHAYKCEEGYILDDSHCVVSDSEAYHLGQEETDWFDKPRDARSDRFRHHGGHAVSSSSQKRGPARHGYHDYDEPLEEGLWPHDEGGLGRHASAKEHRHHGDHGRHSGRHTGEEPGRRAAKPHVRDLSRHEARPHPQPSPAPTVQKKGQPGYPSSGEYSQPSRVPSAYHHASESKKGSRQAHSGPAALQPKPEPQLQPQGRQAAPGTQQSQPPPSRQTPSATASRQPQTQQQQQQQQQQQQQQQGLGLQLLQQAPSQARLQQQGQPAARGPAPAASQPAGKPQPGPSTATGPQPSGPPRAEQANGSKGTAKAPQQGRLPQAQPPPGPGPAGMKAGAKPGGTPGAPAGQPGADGESVLSKILPGGAAEQAGKLTEAVSAFGKKFSSFW; from the exons GTGAAGGAGTGGCTCTGTCTGAACTGCCAGATGCAGAGGGCTCTAGGGATGGACATGACCACTGCGCCTCGCTCCAAGAGCCAGCAGCAACTGCACTCCCCAGCCCTGTCTCCAGTCCACTCCCCAGCCAAACAGCCCCTGGGGAAGCCGGAGCAAGAGAGATCACGGGGCCCAGGGGGACCACAGCCTGGCCCCCGCCAGGCTGAGACAGCCAGGGCCACCTCAGTGCCGGGGCCTGCCCAAGCAGCTGCCCCTCCGGAGGTGGGGAGGATGTCTCCTCAGCCCCCTCTCCCCATCAAGCCTTCCACAGCTGAGCCCAGGCCACCTGCAGGAGAGGCCCCGGCCAAAAGTGCCACCACAGCACCCTCTGGGCCTGGTGCTGCTGAGCAGACCCAGGAGGGCCTCACTGGGAAGCTCTTTGGCCTTGGTGCATCGCTGCTGACCCAGGCGAGCACCCTCATGTCTGTGCAGCCTGAGGCCGACCCCGAGGGCCAGCCTGCCCCCAGCAAGGGGCCGCCCAAGATTGTCTTCAGCGATGCCAGCAAGCAGGCTGGCCCAAGACCTCCAGGCTCAGGGCCCGGGTCTGGGCCAGCACCTGGAGCCAAAACTGAGCCTGGAGCTAAAACAGGTCCTGGATCAGGGCCTGGAGCCCTGGCGAGAACTGGGGGAACAACCAGTCCAAAGCATGGCAGAGCAGAACACCAGGCAGTGGCCAAGGCTGCTGCCAAGCCAAAGACCATGCCGAAGGAAAGGGCCACCTGCCCACTGTGCCAAGCTGAGCTCAACGTGGGCAGCAAGGGCCCTGCCAACTATAACACCTGCACCACCTGCAGACTCCAGGTGTGCAACCTGTGTGGCTTCAACCCGACGCCCCACCTGGTGGAG AAAACCGAGTGGCTCTGTCTGAACTGCCAAACTAAGCGGCTGCTGGAGGGCAGCCTGGGAGAGCCGACCCcactgaccctgcccacctcacAGCAGCCCCCTGTAGGGGCCCCTCACCATGCAGCTGGAACAGCTCCTCCGAAGCAGAAAGGGCCACCAGGGCTGGGCCAGCCATCAGGCCCCCCGCCTGCCAAGGCCAGTCCCCTGCCCACCAAGGCCAGTCCCCTTCCTACCAAGGCCAGTCCCCAAGCCAAGCCCCTCAGGGCTTCTGAACCCATCAGGACCCCGAGCAGTGTCCAGGAAAAGAAGACAGGAATCCCAGCTAAAGCTGAGCCGGTGCCGAAGCCACCTCCAGAGACTACCCTGCCCCCTGGGACTCCTAAAGCAAAGGCTGGGGTGCGGAGGACTGAACCTGCCACCCCCGTCAAGGCGGGGGTTCCAGAAGCCCCGAAGGGTGGGGAGGCGGAG GAGCCGGTGGGCAAGCCTTACTCTCAGGACCTGTCTCGGAGCCCGCAGAGCCTCAGCGACACAGGCTATTCCTCCGATGGTGTCTCCAGCTCCCAGAGTGAGATCACAGGCATTGTGCAGCAGGAGGTGGAACAGCTGGACAGTGCAGGGGCGACAGGGCCACGCCCGCCCAGCCCCTCTGAGCTCCACAAGGTGGGGAGCAGCATGAGGCCTTCGCTGGAGGCCCAGGGCCCGGCCCCCAGTGGTGAGCGGAGCAAGCCACCCTACGGCAGTGGTGAGGAGCAGAAGCGGCGGCCCCACTCCTTGTCCATCATGCCTGAGGCCTTCAACTCGGATGAGGAGCTGGAGGATATCCTGGAGGAAGAAGACTCTTTGGAGTGGGGGCGCCGGAGGGAGCAGCAGGACACGGCTGAGTCCTCAGACGACTTCGGCAGCCAGCTGAGGCACGACTACGTGGAGGACAGCAGTGAGGGTGGCCTGTCCCCTCTTCCGCCCCAGCCCCCATCCCGGGCAGCAGAACTGACTGATGAGGAGTTCATGAGGCGGCAGATCCTGGAGATGAGTGCCGAAGAAGACAACCTGGAGGAGGATGACGCTGCCCCCACCGGGCACGGCCCGGTCAAACATGGCTCCCAGAAGGGCAGCCCCCGGCCCAGGCCCGAGCCCAGCCAAGAGCCGGGAGCGCTGCCCAAGAGGCGCCTGCCCCACAACGCCACCACGGGCTATGAGGAGCTGCTTTCCGAGGGAGGCCCAGCAGAGGCCGCAGACGGCACTGGGGCTCTGCAGGGCGGGCTCCGCCGCTTCAAGACCATCGAGCTCAATAGCACGGGCAGCTACGGCCATGAGCTGGACCTGGGCCAAGGCCCCGACCCCAGCCTGGACCGGGAGCCCGAGCTGGAGATGGAGAGCCTGACGGGCTCGCCTGAGGACCGCTCCCGCGGGGAGCACTCCTCCACACTGCCGGCCTCCACGCCCAGCTACACCTCGGGCACCTCGCCCACCTCCCTGTCCTCGCTGGAGGAGGACAGCGACAGCAGCCCCAGCCGCCGGCAGCGGCTGGAAGAAGCCAAGCAGCAGCGCAAGGCCCGGCACCGCTCGCATGGGCCCCTGCTGCCCACCATCGAGGACTCctcagaggaggaggagctgcGGGAAGAGGAGGAGCTGCTGCGCGAGCAGGAGAAGATGCGGGAGGTGGAGCAGCAGCGCATCCGCAGCACGGCCCGCAAGACCCGGCGTGACAAGGAGGAGCTGCGGGCCCAGCGGCGGCGTGAGCGCTCCAAGACCCCCCCCAGCAACCTGTCACCCATTGAGGATGCCTCCCCCACGGAGGAGCTGAGGCAGGCGGCCGAGATGGAGGAGCTACATCGTTCCTCCTGCTCCGAATACTCGCCCTCACCCTCCCTTGACTCAGAGGCTGAAGCCCTGGATGGTGGCCCCCCTCGGCTCTACAAGTCAGGCAGTGAGTACAACCTGCCCACCTTCATGTCCCTCTACTCTCCAACCGAGACACCCTTGGGCAGCACCACCACTCCCAGTTCCGGCCGGCCTCTCAAGAGCGCTGAGGAGGCCTACGAGGAGATGATGCGGAAGGCCGAGCTGCTCCAGCGGCAACAAGGCCAGGCAGCAGGGAGCCGTGGGCCCCATGGTGGCCCCTCTCAGCCCATAGGCCCCCGGGGCCAGGGTTCCTTTGAATACCAGGACACCCCAGACCATGACTATGGTGGGGCTGCTCAGCCGGCCTCGGAGGGCACGCCAGCCAGCCTGGGAGCAGCCGTGTACCAGGAGATCCTTCAGACGTCACAAAGCATTGCCCGCATGCATCAGGCCTCCTCACAGGACCTGGCCTTTGCTGAGGACAAGAAGAAGGAGAAGCAGTTTCTGAATGCCGAGAGTGCGTACATGGACCCAATGAAACAAAATGGCGGCCCGCTTACCCCTGGTACCAGTCCCACCCAGCTCGCCGCCCCTGTGTCCTTCTCCACCTCCGCCTCCTCTGACAGCAGTGGGGGCCGAGTCATTCCCGACGTCCGTGTTACTCAGCATTTTGCAAAGGAGCCTCAGGACCCCCTCAAGCTGCACAGCTCTCCTGCCttccccagctctgcctccaaGGAAGTAGGCATAACCTTTACCCAGGGCCCTGGGACTCCAGCCTCCACAGCTGCGGCTCCAGCCTCCACAGCTGCGGCTCCTTGTCCGGCTGGCCTGCCACGAGGGTACGTGACTCCGACTTCCCCAGCAGGCTCTGAGCGCAGCCCTTTGCCCTCTTCCACTGGCCACAGCTATGGACAGAGCCCAACCACTGCAAACTACGGGTCTCAAACTGAGGAGCTACCCCAGCCCCACCGTGGCCCTGCTGTCAGTGGACGGGCTGCCAGAGAGAAACCCCTGAGTGTGAGTGATGGCGAGAGTGGCACCCCGCAGACCTCCCGGGGATATTCCTACTTTGCAGGCTCCAgcccccctctctctccatcttctccCTCAGAGAGTCCCACATTCTCCCCTGGCAAGCTGGGCCCAAGGGCCACAGCAGAGTTCTCTACACAGACGCCAAGCCTGACCCCTGCCTCGGACATGCCACGGAGCCCTGGTGCCCCCACCCCGACACCCACAGTGGCTCAGGGCACACAGACGCCACACCGACCCAGCACGCCTCGCCTGGTATGGCAGCAGTCCTCTCAGGATGCCCCCTTTATGGTCATCACACTGGCGTCAGATGCCTCCAGCCAGACCAAGATGGTCCATGCCAGTGCCTCCACCTCCCCAGTGTGCTCACCCATTGACACCCAGCCCACCACCCACAGCTACAGCCAGACAACACCTCAGCTGCCCCCAGAGCCACCTGGGCCACCTGGCTTCCCGCGGGCAGCCAGTGCTGGTGCAGATGGGCCCCTGGCACTATATGGCTGGGGCGCCCTCCCTGCTGAGAACATCTCCCTGTGCCGGATCTCCTCTGTCCCTGGAACGTCTAGGGTCGAGCCCGGCCCCAGGCCCCCTGGCAGTGCCGTGGTAGACCTTCGCACAGCCGTCAAGCCCACGCCCATCATCCTCACTGACCAGGGCATGGACCTgacctctcttgctgtggaagcGAGGAAGTACGGCCTTGCTCTGGATCCAATCCCAGGACGGCAGTCTACCGCTGTACAGCCTTTGGTTATCAATCTCAATGCCCAGGAGCAGACCCATGCCTTCCTCAGCACCGCCACCACCGTGAGCATCACCATGGCCTCATCTGTGCTCATGGCTCAGCAGAAGCAGCCTGTGGTCTATGGAGACCCCTTCCAGAGCCGGCTGGACTTTGGCCAGGGTGCGGGTAGCCCCGTGTGCCTGGCCCAGGTCAAGCAGGTAGAGCAGGCCGTCCAGACAGCCCCGTACCGTGGTGGGCCCCGAGGAAGACCCAGGGAGGCCAAGTTTGCCAGGTATAACCTGCCCAACCAGGTGGCACCTCTGGCCAGAAGGGATGTTTTGATCACTCAGGTGGGCACTGCCCAGAGTGTTGGCCTCAAGTCAGGCCCAGTGCCAGAGCCTGGTTCCGAACCCCATCGGGCCACCCCTGCAGAGCTGCGGTCACACGCCTTGCCAGGTGCCAGGAAGCCACATACAGTGGTGGTGCAGATGGGAGAAGGCACAGCAGGCACTGTGACCACACTGCTCCCAGAGGAGCCGGCAGGTGCCCTGGACCTCACTGGGATGAGGCCCGAGAGCCAGCTGGCGTGCTGTGATATGGTCTACAAGTTCCCCTTTGGCAGTAGCTGCACAGGTACCTTTCACCCCGCCCCCAGCGCACCTGAGAAGAGTGTGGCAGATGTTGCCCCACCCAGCCAAAGCAGCGGCCCCTTCTACAGTCCCCGGGACCCTGAGCCTCCCGAGGCCCCCACCTACCGGGCACAGGTGGTCGGGGGGCCTGGGCCCCATGAGGAGCAGAGGCCCTACCCACAGGGCCTCCCTGGCAGGCTGTACTCCTCCATGTCTGACACCAATTTGGCTGAGGCTGGCCTCAACTACCACACCCACAGGATTGGTCACCTCTTCCAGGGCCCTGGACGAGACTCGGCCATGGACCTCAGCTCACTGAAGCACTCCTACAGCCTGGGCTTTGCAGATGGACGCTACCTTGGGCAGGGCTTGCAGTATGGTTCATTCACGGACCTACGTCATCCCACAGACCTTTTGACTCACCCGCTTCCCATGCGGCGCTACAGCTCAGTGTCAAACATCTACTCAGACCATAGGTATGGCCCACGGGGAGATGCAGCTGGCTTCCAGGAGGCCAGCCTGGCCCAGTACAGTGCCACCACGGCCCGTGAGATCAGCCGTATGTGTGCTGCCCTCAACTCCATGGACCAGTACGGAGGGCGgcgtggcagtggtggtggtggcccCGACCTCATGCAGTATCAGCCCCAGCCGGGGCTCAGTGCCCCGCAAGGTCTGGCTCCCCTCAGACCTGGCCTCCTTGGGAACCCCACCTTCCCGGAGGGCCACCCGAGTCCTGGGAACCTGGCCCAGTACAGGCCTACAGCAGCCCAGGGAACAGCAATCAGACAGCTGCTGCCATCCACAGCCACTGTGCGTGCAGCCGACGGCATGATCTACTCGACTATCAACACTCCAATCGCTGCAACACTGCCCATCACCACCCAGCCTGCCTCAGCACTGCGGCCCATGGTGCGTGGTGGCATGTACAGGCCTTATGCATCTGGAGGAGTCACAGCCGTGCCACTCGCCAGCCTGACACGCATGCCCATGATTGCCCCCAGGGTACCTCTTGGGCCCACAGGGCTGTACCGATATCCTGTACCAAGTAGATTCCCCACTGCTTCCAGCGTTCCACCTGCTGAGGGTCCTGTCTACCTGGGGAAGCCTGCCACTGCCAAggcgccaggggctgggggcctaCCAAGGCCAGAGCTGCCAGCAGGGGCTGCTCGGGAAGAGCCTCTTTCCACAGCCACCCCTGCTGCTGTCGAGGCTGtagcagccccagccccagccccagccccagccccagcggcTGGCCAGAAGCCACCGGTAGATGCTGCTCCTGGGGGCGGCAGTGGGGCCCTCAGCCGGCCAGGGCTCGAGAAGGAGGAAGCATCACAGGAGGAGAGGCAGCGGAAGCAGCAGGAGCAGCTGCTACAGCTGGAGCGAGAGCGGGTGGAGTTAGAAAAGCTGCGGCAGCTGCGGCTGCAGGAGGAGCTGGAGCGGGAGCGTGTGGAGCTGCAGAGGCACCGCGAGGAAGAGCAGCTGCTGGTGCAGCGGGAGTTGCAGGAGCTGCAGACCATCAAGCACCACGTgttgcagcagcagcaggaggaacGGCAGGCTCAGTTCGCCCTGCAGCGGGAGCAGCTAGCACAGCAGCGTCTGCAGCTGGAGCAGatccagcagctgcagcagcagctgcagcagcagctggagGAACAGAAGCAGCGGCAGAAGGCTCCCTTCCCTGTGGCCTGTGAGGCACCCGGTCGAGGGCCTCCCCCAGCTGCCACAGAGCTGGCTCAGAATGGCCAGTACTGGCCACCCCTGACCCACGCGGCCTTCATTGCCGTGCCTGGGCCTGAGGGGCCTGGGCAGCCTCGTGAGCCCGTGCTGCACCGGGGTCTCCCCAGCTCCGCCTCGGACATGTCACTGCAGACTGAGGAGCAGTGGGAGGCAGGCCGCAGTGGCATCAAGAAGCGGCACTCCATGCCACGCCTGCGGGACGTGTGCGAGCCAGAGTCAGGGCCTGAGCCCTGTGTGGTCAGGAGGATTGCAGACAGCAGCGTGCAGACGGATGATGAGGATGGAGAGGGCCGCTACCTCCTGACCCGGCGGCGCCGGGCACGGCGGAGTGCTGACTGCAGCGTGCAGACGGACGACGAGGACAGCGCCGAGTGGGAGCAGCCAGTGCGCCGCCGCAGGTCCCGTCTTTCCCGCCACTCAGACTCTGGCTCCGACAGCAAGCACGATGCTACTGCCTCATCATCCACTGCCGCCCCCGCCATGAGGGCCATGAGCAGCGTGGGCATCCAGACCATCAGCGACTGCTCCGTGCAGACAGAGCCTGACCAGCTGCCCAGAGTCTCTCCAGCCATCCACATCACAGCTGCCACCGACCCCAAGGTGGAGATCGTCAGGTACATATCGGCGCCAGAGAAGACTGGGCGTGGGGAGAGCCTGGCCTGCCAGACGGAGCCGGATGGGCAGGCCCAGGGTGTGGCCGGGCCGCAGCTTGTAGGGCCAACTGCCATCAGCCCCTACCTGCCTGGCATCCAGATCGTCACCCCAGGGCCCCTGGGCAGATTCGAAAAAAAGAAGCCAGATCCCTTGGAGATTGGATACCAGGCCCACCTGCCCCCGGAGTCCCTCTCACAGCTTGTGAGCCGCCAGCCTCCCAAGTCCCCCCAGGTCCTCTACTCACCAGTCTCACCCCTGTCCCCACACCGGCTCCTGGACACCTCCTTTGCTTCCAGTGAGAGGCTGAACAAGGCTCACGTGAGTCCCCAGAAGCACTTCACGGCTGACAGCGCTCTCCGCCAGCAGACGCTGCCGCGCCCCATGAAGACCCTGCAGCGGTCCCTGTCTGACCCTAAGCCCCTCAGCCCCACCGCCGAGGAGTCTGCCAAAGAGAGGTTCTCCCTCTACCAGCACCAGGGGGTACTGGGTAGCCAG GTGTCGGCGCTGCCACCCAACGGCCTGGTCCGCAAGGTGAAGCGGACACTGCCTAGCCCCCCTCCAGAGGAGGCTCACCTGCCCCTGGCTGGCCAGGCTCCCCCACAGCTGTATGCGGCCAGCCTGCTGCAGCGTGGGCTGGTGGGGCCCACCGCTGTCCCTGCCACCAAGGCCAGCCTGCTCCGGGAGCTGGACCGGGACCTGCGGCTGGTGGAGCACGAGTCCACCAAGCTGCGCAAGAAGCAGGCAGAGCTGGacgaggaggagaaggagatcGATGCCAAGCTCAAGTACCTGGAGCTGGGCATCACCCAGCGCAAAGAGTCTTTGGCCAGAGACCGGGGTGGCCGTGACTACCCGCCCTTGCGTGGTCTCAGTGAGCATCGCGACTACCTGTCAGACAGTGAGCTCAACCAGCTGCGGCTCCAGGGCTGTGCCTCTCCGGCTGGCCAGTATGCAGACTTCCCTGTCACTGCCGCTGCTCCTCCCACTCCCTCCGGCCCCACTGCTTTCCAGCAACCCCGGTTCCCACCTCCGGCGCCACAGTACGCTGCAGGCAGTGGTGGGCCAACACAGAATGGATTCCCAGCCCACCAGGCACCCACTTACCCTGGCCCCAGCACGTACCCAGCACCTGCCTTTCCTCCCGGCGCCAGTTACCCTGCTGAGCCTGGCCTGCCAAGCCAGCAGGCTTTCTGTCCCACAGGCCATTATACAGCCCAAACACCCATGCCAACCACACAGAGCACCCTTTACCCAGTCCCGACTGACAGCCGTACCCCCCACCAGAAGCCACGCCAGACATCACTAGCCGACTTGGAGCAGAAGGTGCCCACCAACTATGAGGTGATCGCCAGCCCTGTCGTGACCATGTCTTCAGCCTCGTCTGAAACCAGCTATAGTGGCCCAGCAGTAAGCAGCAGCTATGAACAAGGAAAGGCCCCTGAGCTGCCGCGGGCCAGTGACCGTAGTGGTGTGAGCCTGAGCCCAGCCCCCACCTACCCCTCTGAGTCACACTACACCAGCCTGGAGCAGAATGTCCCTCGGAACTATGTGATGATTGACGACATCAGTGAGCTGACCAAGGAGAGTGCTTCCACTGCCCCTGACAGCCAGAGGCTGGAGCCCCTGGGGCCGAGCAGCAGTGGGCGTCCAGGGAAAGAGCCAGGAGAACCAGGTGTCCTTGAGGGGCCCACACTGCCCTGCTGCTATACCAGAGGGGAGGAAGAATCCGAGGAGGACTCCTACGACCCCTGTGGGAAGAGCGGCCATCACAGGAGCGTGGAGAGCAATGGCCGACTAGCCAGCACCCACTATTACAGTGACAGTGACTACAGACACGGGGCTCGAGCAGAGAAGTATAGCCCAGGCCCCTTGGGGCCCAAGCATCCCTCCAAGAGCCTGGCCCCGGCTGCCGTCTCCTCAAAGCGCAGCAAGCACCGGAAGCAGGGCATGGAGCAAAAGATCTCCAAGTTCTCACCTATCGAAGAGGCCAAGGATGTAGAGTCAGACCTGGCCTCCTACCCCTCCCCTGCAGTCAGCAGCAGCCTGGCCTCTCGGGGCAGGAAGTTCCAGGACGAAATCACCTATGGGCTCAAGAAGAATGTGTATGAGCAGCAGAGGTACTACGGGGTGTCCAGCCGGGACCCAGTGGAGGAGGATGACCGCATGTACAGTGGGAGCAGCCGGTCCCGGGTGGCATCTGCATACAGCGGGGAGAAGCTCTCCAGCCATGACTTCAGTGGCCGGGCCAAGGGATATGAGCGGGAACGGGAGGCTGTGGAGCGACCTCAAAAAGCGGGCCCCAAGCCCTCATCTCTGAGCATGGCCCATGGCCGGACCCGGCCCCCCATGCAGAGCCAGGCCTCTGAAGAGGAGAGCCCCGTCAGCCCTTTGGGGCGGCCCCGCCCTGCTGGGGGCACCCTCCCCCCGGGGGACACCTGCCCACAGTTCTGCTCCAGCCACTCCATGCCTGACGTCCAGGAGCACGTCAAGGATGGACCACGGGCCCACGCGTATAAGTGTGAGGAGGGCTACATCCTGGATGATTCCCACTGCGTAGTTTCCGACAGCGAAG CGTATCACCTGGGCCAGGAGGAGACAGACTGGTTTGATAAGCCCCGGGATGCCCGCTCTGACCGGTTCAGGCACCACGGGGGCCACgcagtctcctcctcctcccagaagCGAGGCCCTGCCAGGCACGGCTACCACGACTACGATGAGCCCCTCGAGGAGGGCCTGTGGCCACACGATGAGGGTGGCCTGGGCCGCCATGCTTCAGCCAAGGAACACCGACACCATGGTGACCACGGGCGGCACTCAGGCCGCCACACTGGTGAGGAGCCGGGCCGGCGTGCTGCCAAACCACACGTTCGAGACCTGAGTCGCCATGAGGCCCGGCCTCAccctcagcccagccctgccccaacCGTGCAGAAGAAGGGTCAGCCTGGGTACCCCAGCTCCGGTGAATATTCACAGCCATCCCGTGTTCCATCAGCGTACCATCATGCCTCTGAGAGCAAGAAGGGCTCCCGGCAGGCCCACTCAGGGCCCGCTGCACTGCAGCCAAAGCCAGAACCCCAGCTGCAGCCGCAAGGTCGGCAGGCAGCTCCAGGTACACAGCAGTCACAGCCGCCTCCATCCAGGCAGACGCCCTCAGCAACAGCATCGCGCCAGCCGCagacacagcagcagcagcagcagcagcagcagcagcagcagcagcagcagggtcTCGGGCTACAGCTTCTGCAGCAGGCCCCTTCGCAGGCCCGCCTGCAGCAGCAGGGCCAGCCAGCTGCCCGGGGTCCGGCCCCCGCTGCCAGCCAGCCAGCAGGGAAGCCTCAGCCAGGGCCCTCGACAGCCACAGGCCCCCAGCCATCAGGACCA CCGCGGGCAGAGCAGGCGAATGGCTCTAAAGGGACTGCCAAAGCACCCCAGCAGGGGAGACTTCCTCAGGCCCAGCCACCACCAGGACCTGGACCTGCAG